The stretch of DNA CCACCGGCCGGCGTGACATGGACGTAGAGCCCGCCGCTGTCGCTTAGTTTATAGGCCTTATCTTTCGCTGCTGCTTTTTTGATCGCTGTGTCGGTCAGCACTTATCATACCCCCAATGACGCGCCGCCTACCCCCATTCACACCCCCAATCTTGTGGGCTTGGGTGAATAAGATTGGCAACACATGGAAACAAAGAACCGCAAGAAGGCGTGAGTTTCAAGGCTTCTGGCAATTCATGAACTAGCATGGGAAAGATAAATGGTGGGTGATGTAGGGCTCGAACCTACGACCCGCTGATTAAGAGTCAGCTGCTCTACCAACTGAGCT from Rhizobium sp. 007 encodes:
- a CDS encoding Arm DNA-binding domain-containing protein, with the translated sequence MLTDTAIKKAAAKDKAYKLSDSGGLYVHVTPAGGKHWRLKYRFAGAEKLLSLGP